A portion of the Glycine max cultivar Williams 82 chromosome 10, Glycine_max_v4.0, whole genome shotgun sequence genome contains these proteins:
- the LOC100791248 gene encoding receptor homology region, transmembrane domain- and RING domain-containing protein 2 — protein MGTSNLLLFFSLVSLCAMAASKVVLIGNNITLSFDDIEANFAPTVKGSGEYGILYLAEPLDACTELTNKVEQLPNASSPFALVVRGGCSFEEKVRRAQKAGFKAVIVYDNEDGGILVAMAGNSAGIKIHAVFVSKASGEILSKYAGLTNVEIWLIPTFENSAWSIMAISFISLLAMSAVLATCFFVRRHRIRRERPRAPLVREFHGMSSRLVKAMPSLIFTAVLEDNCTSRTCAICLEDYCVGEKLRILPCCHKFHAACVDSWLTSWRTFCPVCKRDARSGLTDPPPSESTPLLSSTPASMASSVLSSARSSLASSSAIQIARTASMASSALPSARSSLASSSAIQIARAASQTPSVSRNHSIASTPYVQPSLRSSYHQSPSLSISRSSVDLRNASQRSLASHLNSPRSMGYPSLSSLNSRYMSPHIPSPSNASVSYMGSSSHQQHPLRYSESAASFSPFASTHSLPEC, from the exons ATGGGTACTTCCAATCTTCTATTGTTCTTCTCTCTGGTGAGTCTGTGTGCTATGGCGGCTTCCAAGGTGGTTCTTATTGGGAATAATATCACTCTCTCCTTCGATGATATTGAAGCTAATTTTG CCCCAACAGTCAAAGGTTCTGGAGAATATGGGATCTTATATTTGGCAGAACCACTGGATGCATGTACAGAATTGACAAATAAAGTTGAACAACTTCCCAATGCGAGTTCACCTTTTGCTTTGGTGGTTAGAGGGGGATGTAGCTTTGAGGAAAAAGTCAGAAGGGCACAAAAGGCTGGCTTCAAAGCTGTAATTGTCTATGACAATGAAGATGGTGGCATCTTGGTTGCGA TGGCAGGAAATTCTGCTGGTATAAAAATACACGCTGTATTTGTATCTAAAGCTTCAGGTGAAATACTAAGCAAATATGCTGGGTTGACTAATGTGGAAATATGGCTCATTCCAACTTTTGAAAACTCAGCGTGGTCTATCATGGCAATTTCATTTATTTCCCTGCTAGCTATGTCTGCGGTGCTGGCCACTTGTTTCTTCGTCCGCAGGCATCGCATAAGAAGAGAAAGGCCTCGAGCTCCTCTTGTTCGTGAATTTCATGGTATGAGTAGTCGCCTAGTGAAAGCAATGCCAAGTTTGATATTTACTGCTGTTTTGGAAGATAACTGTACATCAAGAACATGTGCTATATGCCTTGAAGACTATTGTGTTGGTGAGAAGCTCAGGATTCTGCCCTGCTGTCACA agTTTCATGCTGCCTGTGTGGATTCGTGGCTTACTTCATGGAGAACCTTTTGTCCAGTTTGCAAGCGTGATGCTAGATCCGGCTTAACTGATCCACCACCTTCAGAATCCACACCCTTGCTCTCATCAACCCCAGCATCTATGGCATCGTCTGTCTTATCTTCTGCAAGATCATCGCTAGCTTCATCTTCAGCCATACAAATTGCCCGGACAGCATCTATGGCATCCTCTGCCTTACCTTCTGCGAGATCATCCCTAGCTTCCTCTTCGGCAATACAAATTGCCCGGGCAGCTTCACAGACCCCATCTGTTTCTCGTAACCACTCCATAGCCAGTACACCTTATGTTCAGCCATCTCTTAGGTCCTCCTACCATCAATCCCCCTCCCTAAGTATCAGCCGAAGCTCCGTAGATCTTAGGAATGCATCCCAAAGATCTCTAGCTTCTCACTTGAATTCACCACGTTCCATGGGATACCCGTCTTTGTCATCTCTTAACTCGCGGTACATGTCTCCACACATTCCAAGTCCAAGCAATGCTTCGGTGAGCTATATGGGCTCAtccagtcatcaacaacatCCTCTCCGCTATAGTGAGTCAGCTGCAAGCTTCTCCCCATTTGCATCGACACACTCCCTTCCGGAATGTTAA
- the LOC100791778 gene encoding protein disulfide-isomerase 5-2: MRMKRVFVVYSVLLLLVQFWLGEAETFSVDGKVLVLDESNFDSAIASFDHILVDFYAPWCGHCKRLSPELDAAAPVLATLKEPIIIAKVDADKHTRLAKKYDVDAYPTILLFNHGVPTEYRGPRKADLLVRYLKKFSASDVSILDSDSAVNMFVEEAGTFFPIYIGFGLNSSVLEKFGIKYKKNAWFSVAKDFSEDLMVLHDFDKIPALVSLNPQYNERNTFYGPFEEDFLEDFVRQNLIPLAVPVSYETLKLMKADGRKIVLTIVEDEDEETTRELIKLLKAAASANRDLIFGYVGVKQMEEFAENFDIDTKLPKMVIWDKSDDYLSVVDSETIEGEDQGTQITKFLEGYREGRTIKKTFSGPSLMRFIHRSFDIRMVYIIVFVVAVLMLIQTFSKGGDEYQSVPNQVQTDHAISSVSEAENNEYKPGDKED; this comes from the exons ATGAGGATGAAGAGGGTTTTCGTTGTTTACAGTGTTTTGTTGCTGCTGGTCCAGTTTTGGCTTGGTGAGGCTGAGACATTCTCGGTGGATGGAAAGGTTTTGGTTTTGGACGAATCCAACTTCGATTCCGCCATAGCCTCCTTCGATCACATCTTGGTTGACTTTTACGCTCCCTGGTGTGGCCACTGCAAGCGTCTCTCTCCCGAG TTAGATGCAGCCGCCCCTGTACTTGCAACCTTGAAGGAACCCATAATCATAGCAAAAGTAGATGCAGACAAGCATACCCGCCTTGCGAAAAAATATGATGTTGA TGCATATCCGACCATTTTGCTGTTTAATCATGGCGTCCCCACAGAATACCGTGGACCAAGGAAGGCAGATTTACTTGTTCGTTATCTGAAGAAATTTTCTGCTTCTGATGTTTCCATTCTGGATTCAGATTCTGCTGTGAATATGTTCGTTGAAGAAGCAGGCACTTTTTTCCCGATTTATATAGGTTTTGGTTTGAACAGTTCGGTACTAGAAAAGTTTGGCATAAAGTACAAGAAAAATGCATGGTTTTCTGTGGCAAAGGATTTTTCAGAGGATCTCATGGTATTGCATGACTTTGATAAGATTCCTGCCTTGGTTTCCCTGAATCCACAGTACAATGAGCGGAACACATTCTATGGACCCTTTGAAG AGGATTTTTTAGAAGATTTTGTAAGACAAAACCTGATTCCTTTGGCTGTGCCTGTATCCTATGAAACACTCAAGTTGATGAAAGCAGATGGAAGGAAAATAGTTTTGACAATTGTTgaggatgaagatgaagaaacaacaagAGAGCTGATTAAGTTATTGAAGGCTGCGGCATCTGCAAATCGTGACTTAATATTTGGTTACGTTGGAGTTAAACAGATGGAAGAATTTGCTGAAAATTTTGATATTGATACTAAACTACCAAAAATGGTCATTTGGGATAAAAGTGATGATTACCTTTCA gttGTTGATTCAGAAACCATAGAGGGGGAGGACCAAGGAACTCAAATCACTAAATTTCTCGAAGGATACAGGGAAGGAAGAACCATAAAGAAAACATTTAGTGGCCCTTCACTAATGCGATTCATCCATCGATCCTTTGACATTAGAATGGTGTACATCATTGTTTTTGTGGTGGCAGTACTGATGCTAATTCAGACATTCAGTAAAGGAGGTGATGAATACCAGAGTGTACCCAATCAAGTTCAAACTGATCATGCAATCAGTTCTGTTTCTGAAGCTGAAAACAATGAGTATAAACCTGGTGACAAGGAAGactaa